catctctacatttggtaaattaatgttggggaaatttcaagtttcaaaaatctactggaggctccagtaattttcaaaaaagtcgctgaaggctctaaaatgacttgaacccacctgaagtcgtcttcagagggtgttaaaattggagtgtagagtaaatttcagctttccatctccatttgatgaacttttgtgaaaatttaaagtttcaaaaatctgctggaggctccagtaatttacaaaaaagccGCTGAAGgccttaaaatgacttgaactcgcctgaagtcgccttcagagggtgttaaaattggagtgtaatgtaaatttcagctttccatctccatttgatgaaattttgtgaaaatttaaagtttcaagcatctgctggaggcttcaggaattttaaaaaagtcgctggaggctccaaaacgatttgaaatttacctgcagtacttcgtagcgtattgaaattagtttttgaataaattttagctttacaactccaatttgatggaattttgtgggaatttcgagcttcaaaaatctgctggaagctccagaattgctcaaaacgggttgaaaccgtttccaatcgatttggaatgtcgagaatagggtatatcccaaatttcagttttcttggtcaatttggtgaaattttgattttttccctcatttttggcctaaattcgattttcaaaaattcaccaaaaatcgaaaaacgcactttagcacgtgaaattttgacaggtgatgaatttttgcatgatttttcgatctacctttgtaaagtttgaaaaatttcgtgcaagtcctatgttgaaacgcaaaatctgcaatttcggctgacctgtcaatcaaaatggccgccatattgtgagtaaggccaactttttttggggcaagtttgctttaaaatgttccttaggatgtcccctttaagaaaaaagttgtcccggaggatcggcggcggggggggggggtgcaattactcctattgtcatatgccggactatatgtattacctacatacatattcgGCTGGCTCATGCGAATAATTGGACTTCTTACCATTTGAGTTACACCACCGAAGGTTATACTGTAATTGCTATAAGCTTCAACGAAACATTTACCCTTCTCCCTGTACGCATTCAACGTTTGAGGTTGCCACCAGTCTTCGATGTTTCCTATTTCATTGTAACGTCGTCCTGAAATTATTGAACAATAAAGGTAGGTATAGCCATTGAATCTTGAATAAGTATAGGTGTTagttgtctttttttaaaagaaatgtcATCTTGGTCTAACCAGTGTTGTCAAATGCGTGAGTTAATTCGTGTCCTACGATCGAACCTATTCCTCCATAATCCAATGCTCTAGTAGAATATTTcgagaattaaaaattattgatatcGAAATGCTCCTCATTCGAAATATATTTGATCATTCTAACTCACCTTAAGCTATGGTTATAAATTGATAATCCAAGTATACCAGCTGGAATGactggagaaaaatgaaaaaaattatttgtacaaatgtcataaattttaaaaatattacattgaCATTATACTCacttatagtatttttttcaggttggTAAACAGCATTGACGAGGCTGGGAGTTATAATCCAACTGTAAACAATGTTTCAAGTTACGAAAAAAGGAGTTCCTTGAAtcggaaaaaatgcaaaaggtgagaaaaaaattaatttactcgtCTTCGTTTTGATCATTTGTTCGATTCAGCTtgctcaatgatttttttacttgattctgaatttttgttATCATCGTATCGTAGAAGTTTTTAGATATTTTCACCTGAAATTAATTATGGAATGTTATGCTTTAATGGTCACATATCCTACTTATGTGTTATAAAAGGCTTCCCAATCCCAagcagtaggtataggtataacaaGTGAAAATCGAATACGTACATCTTGATAGAATTCGTTCAGTTTGTTTGTTGTCTTGATTGAGCTCGGATATACAATGTTGGATTTTACtgactgtaattttttcaatgctctTTGCCTGGTTGTTTCATCCATCCAAGGTACTTGCTGAATTATTTGTTTCAAACTGTCTCGAATGTGCTCGTACATTTTACGAATCTGTGAAAATCCAATACCACTTTTTAAAGGTTCTACTGAAAGCTGTCTAGTTACATTTTGCTAAATTATTTTGTATAACCCAGGAAAGGGAGGAAATCCTTTGAAAGCCTGGATGGTGAATACTTATTCTGATTTGAAATATAATGTATCAGTTTCTTACGTCGGTCTTGGCTTTGATGTATTTTTCCTTCGTGGCATATCCATAGCTAATTGCCATACCGAATGAATATTTGGTTATGTCAGCACAACGTTCTtctctatttcaaaaaaaaaaaaaataccttgtaatttctcaagttttttgaaaattagtttagTTATCACCTAAATTGACTTACATATGTGTACAATAAAGACCTCAAAGCTCTTGCTCTGAGGTTTATTCTATTCTTATTTACCTAGTTGGAGAAGGTCCATAATTTTCTAGTTTATTTTTAGCGTCGAAAGTTTTCAAATCAATGTAAGGTAAAAGATTGGATACGACTTCCCACCAAATTCCAAGCTCTGcgtatagaattttcaaagggtaaaattattaattttcgtcAAATGACAGCGTGATTAATTCTCAGATTAATTAAACGTGCCAATTAGTTTCACTTTTTCTCTTTGGTAGATAAATTTTGTTACTTCTTTGATGTAATCCAAACTTTGAATAGCAATTTGAACTTTGGTCGGGTCTCTGAGATCCAAATTCACGTTATCCACACCAGTAAACATTTCTTCTATGTATCTCGTCCAGTTTAACTGTAAGAGTCGAATTATTTTGCTTTCGTTCAAATCTATGAAAgatggttaatttttttatgaaaataaaattagatttGGTTACCTTGGGGATTGTTGTTTTTACTTCAATTGCAATGCTGTCTGTTAGCTCTTGCAGTTCTTTCAAGGTGTATATGACTGGTAAAAGTGAAGAATTGAGTGCAGAAGTTGGTTTTAAaccgagctgaaaattttaattataattgaAATAGGTAGTCATAAAAGTAGATGTCacatttagagaaaaaaatgaacattgtcGTATTATTGACATCTTCTCATTCAGTAATGATTACTGATTAGATAAGGCATATAAATTAATCACCTGCGCGAGTTCTTGactttgattcaaaatttttccaatcattATATCTCTGGCAAAATTATAAGGCGAATCCCATTGCATACAAGAAGATGAGACGCTCTCTTCGCACATTCTACTCATCACTTGAGCCATATATTGGTCTGGAGAAATTTTATCTGAGGCTCGTTTTGTTCGGCCTGAATTAAAGTTGCTTGAAATCATAAATGAATTGATCATTAGTATATCTACGCATTTATTGGCTCAAACATCAGAAAAGCTCTCGTATGCTTATTTTTCTATCTGCATATTAGTATTTGTTTGAGTACAAATTGAAATCGATGCTTACTTACCTCGTCAAAGGCAGAATTGTGGAATCGAATTCCGGCGAGGGAGTTACTTTTCCCAATGCGATCATATTCACCGTTTGATTGTAAGGGTTTGAGCCAGTTGAAAGATCGAAGAACATCTTGATTCCGGCAAATTTCGCTGCTTTGGCTAATGCTGTGGTGTAATCGTAATCTTTAATTTCACCAGATAAGAACGAACGTACTGGCAGACCGAGTTTTTGTAGCATGGTTTCAAGCGGTTCTAGCTTATTGCTGTAAGCAGCTAGAAATAAGTACGTgtaattgtacatttttaaaattaaaattgaaattattgtatGTATTCCCCAGCTTAGATGTTATGCAAGTCTAAAACGCACCTTTATTCAAACATAATGCGTATAATTGTCTAGTTTTGTGCACAGCTTCTGGTTCGTCTTTGCTATTGTTCTGTTTGAGAAAATCTAAACATCACAATAATGGTAGTTCATGAGTTAGGTGGTATTAATTTTCCAATAGGTACTGATGAAAGAAGATCTTACCGAAAAGTTCTCCAGTATTTTCGTCATTTCGCAATTGTATTGTACCTCCAGGAATTAAACTAGCTggatttttatgaacttttggCCAATTTCCACAAGCGTACTTGTAGAAATTATCGCAAGGATCTGCTTTGAAGTCGATCgattcttttaaattttgtgcTGAATttgcataagaaaaaaatcatcgtaggtatgtatttttatatttaaaatatcttaataaaaaatttgagcacATAAATAACAAGTGCTTAAGTGAAAGGGTGTCTTGAAAGAGAagttattttgataaataacatttttaaaattaaatttctgggggaaaaaatttatgagGGGAGACTGTGTATGTACTTGAGAAATGTTTAGATgtgaattttattcgaattttgcaTTAGTGAAAAGTGGTGATGGGGAAGGTTGcaccaatttttggaatttttttcaaaatgtaaaaaaattaccagatgcttttccaaaaaaaaaaaaaaaaaatgttagatgAACACAGggctttattttttataaattttttttcttggatatgaatggaaaaaatttcgatgaaaatttcgtaatttttgaaatatgtaggtatgtatttttaccACGTTCTGCTCACTTCATGtctattattaataaattttcaacttttatttgcGATTTAAACATGATAATTTATCctaggtattttattaaaagAGAGATTATTACCAGCAGATAAGCATTCTTtcgtttgacaaatttttttcgcaGCATTTTGAGCTGATACTGATGAAAACAAGCATACAACTGAAAtgaatatgtacatacttgtaTTAGTATCACACAATTACACGTATAgcaaaattatgtattatttgtgtaggtaggtattcgtatgCGATGTTGAATaacaaataaataggtacatatgcaCATTGTACACTtacacgaaaaaattaataaaattgccaaTGAAGTAAAAGGAAGGAAACTGGTGGAATATGATCTTctcattttgaataataattctgTTGGAATGTcaatgcattttcaaaataaaatttcaacttcgaatgAGCAATTGATTAAAGAAAAGTTGAATACTTACTCACCGGaggagaaaactttttttaagaAACCGTTGCtaaactttaaaaatcattctttaGCGATTAAAACAAACAGCAAATTTCTAACTTGAATTATACACCgaagaaattattatttatgaaCAAAACATCTTACAAAACGTTGAATAATGTTAATGAGCCAGTTTGAGcagatgaattttattttattttgtatattTAATCGAAACAGATGAACTTCTGCACTTTCGGAAATGATTATTTCGTTAATTAAtgtaaatgttttttgaatttttttttcaaagtaattaatgaaatttaatattAATTATTGAGGTAGGTATATTCATGGATTTgcatgtacgagtaagtaggtagatattatttttcagGTTTCGAATTAAGGCTGACGAGTAACTGTTTATTAGTAATGTTTAATAATTCACCTTCACGCTTCATTATATTTAGTAAAGTGGCATCTGGATTGCTAATCACTTATCAGGTACTTAGTCTATTCTACGTGTATCTTTTTGGTGGTGAGAAAAAGAAGAGAGGATCATCGTTATGCAAAATAATAAGGTTTTCAAATGGACGGGGTTTCAAGTTGTTTTCAACCTCACTCTGAAATTGTTAATAGAAATTTCTGTCGCTTcggtttttaatttgaatttccccgttttgggttgaaatttttctaaaaacctgtaatttattaaattacACGAGACGAAAGTTACGTATTTTGATCTGCTTTCGGACATCTtcttctgtgaattttttttccttagaAGAAAATTATTGCGTTgaagcaacatttttgaaattagacaTGCTACGAGTAGTTTTGAGgcggatttaattttttttagagtttcattgataattcaaaattattcttccaTGTTAAAATAAGAACTATAATGAATCGatcaaattgttttgaatttatttggggaaatttttcatgttttttattttttgtgcaaatcggtataaaaatttttgaagtgggGCTCCctgaatccatttttcaaacttagAATAAATATAATTCTGAGgatttattttctgaaaacaaaatataaaagtaTGGGCaattgctaatttttcaaatttttaaatggtagcctTCAACTTCTGCTTGCCATAATGATGAATTGAGCTTTCATAGTGAAAGtttaactttgaactttctttattttaattattgacTTTGAATGTGCAATCTCTTCTCCTCAAAAGCAAAACCCCGCAAATAAACCCTCAaaacttgagcaattttttcaaaacgttgttACTTAATGTGTGATGTGAAAAATGAACATCACGAGGCTTGCTTCTCAAGTCCTTAAATGGTTAGGACGGAAATGATGGAGGTTGTTTTACTGTATGTTGAaggaaaatggtaaaaaataaagAGGAAATCGAAAGATCTGACTTAATTTTTATTAGAGTTTGTATGGAAATTGGAATATAAGTCAGTAAAGACAGATacggtaggtctaggtatttaCAATATTGCATCATCTTAGGTAGATAAATATgctatttgaaaaatcaccataTTGAGCATTTTTCTTTATTCGGGTTCATTCTGCTACCTTTTGGACATTTCCAAATCTCAGGAAATTCTTTGGAGTTCGAGAGTACTCCGTTCACGCGAACACCTTTCGGGCTATGCTCATCGAACTGAGATGCTTCCGCAGAATCCATCGTCGGATTCTCACACCATGCCTGTTGAATAGAACGACGAAATGTTTGAAATGCATGGATACAAATACGTACATAAATGTATTAGATGACTAATTTTCTACTCTGAATTTTTTAtgcgattgaaaaattattgttaaattaCATTAGCAAACGAAAGTGTGAAGAGCTGTTCGTGAGTAAAATTCTCAAACAGCGGAAGAATCGGTTCATCTCCATATTCTGATATATACTTTTTGTACGCGTAGAGTGCTTCCTTGAATCCACCATTATCCGAGATATCCTCCCCTAAGGTTTCTTTACTGTCATGCttgtgaaaaaagaaattaaaaacattaCTTACGAGTGTTTCATGAAGCCAATTCGTATAGTCAAGTGTCATGCATCATTAATTTTGGGCATCCTAAGAATCAGATTACCTACCTTTTGGGCGACGTTCCCAGTGCTGGTACTATAATTTTCATACGCTTCAACAAAACATTTGGCTTTTTCATCGTATATTTTTGAAGTCTCTTCTGTCCaccagttttcgaaaattcctatCTCGTTGTAATGTCgtcctgaaaattattcaacgtgGCAATACGATCACCAATTAGATCACCAATTATTAATACatatgtttgtatttttttattcattttttttcttcattaggGTAACAGGAAAATTCATCGCGCGAAATTCACCGCGCGATAAATTTTCCTGTAATCCTTAATTAGATATGTCTTGGCGACCTAACCTGTGTTGTCAAATGCGTGAGTTATTTCATGACCTATAAATGAACCTATTCCTCCATAATCCAGGGCTCTGCAATATTTGTAGcaattcagaaaattaaaacaggaattcaaatgaaattaaaattcgactTATTTGAAATATGTTATTGTATTACTTTAAACTGTTGCTATACATTGGTGATCCAAGTATGCCAGCTGgaatcgctgaaaaaaaaaatggaaaagtttcaaaatttttcacgactttttttttcaagtgtttactTCTGATGTCATATTACAGATACCTAAACCTAGTACAGGTAAATTTACATACtcatggtatttttcaatatatcATAAAAAGAATTTACGGCGCTTGGGCTTTTATCATTCCagctgtaaaaattcaaagttgtcaaaataaagttttcaaatcattaaaattacAATGTGCGTTAGGGTGGATCTCGAGAGGAAAAAAGTCGAcggatttttacaaaattcagcaaaaaacttcatttcgagttgaaaattacccgCAAAATTGTTTAGCAACGTAGATGCCCCTGGAGGGGAAATTTAGACCCTCTAAGAAagtcatattttcaaaaaatcgtgatttttcccTCCTGCCACTACGCAACCTGTTTTGAGAGAAATGGCCAAGTCTCACATGAAAGTGGGCTATTTAAGATTTTGCATCGATCTGcactcatcatcatcatcatcatcatcatcatcatcaacgtcaTAGTCGCAAGCGACTAGTGTGCCCCCAACAACGACCGCCACTCCTCTCTATCTTGAGCTAGTGTGGCCGCATTCGCAACTGAACCAGCTATCTTCCGGACTGTATCGGTCCATcttgttggagatcttcctctcccTCATGTTCCAGGgaccttgccaaagagaattcccttttcgatgttttctggTCCTCTTCCGgctatgtgtccaaaataactcattatcctggtctcacatattttattcagcctggttggttcttgcagttgttccacaattgatgcatttgttcgGTGCGCAGTGTATGGTATCCTCAGCATCCTGTgccatacccacatttcaaaagcatcaattcttcttcgatcatcttgcttcaatgtccaggtctCCGCTCCATACAAGAAAACTGGGAAAACTAGCGTCTTGATTAGTCTCTTCcttgtttttatggagattttccggttggtggtgacttttctcaaccgAGACATCGCTGCTTTCCCAAGAgctattcttcttctaatttccttagccgatcctccatcagcatccacCAGTGAACCCAAgtaaataaatgagttcactttttcaaattcattcaaggCTTCAGATTCTGCTAGGTGTCCAGCTCTATCAACTaccatgaccttggttttccccACATTCATGAGGAGTCCCATGTCTTTACTGACCATCCTGACTCGCTTGATCAGTTCTGCCAGTTCCTCTTCACTTGCGGCTATTAAGGTGGTATCATCAGCGTAGCGGAGATTGGAGATTCTTCTTCCTCCTATCTTGATGCCGCCTTCCCAGATCTCCAGGGCTTTCCGCATGATGTACTCGCCATAGATGTTGAACAACAGAGGCGAGAGTATGCAGCCCTGC
The sequence above is a segment of the Planococcus citri chromosome 3, ihPlaCitr1.1, whole genome shotgun sequence genome. Coding sequences within it:
- the LOC135839416 gene encoding neprilysin-11-like; this encodes MRRSYSTSFLPFTSLAILLIFSFVCLFSSVSAQNAAKKICQTKECLSAAQNLKESIDFKADPCDNFYKYACGNWPKVHKNPASLIPGGTIQLRNDENTGELFDFLKQNNSKDEPEAVHKTRQLYALCLNKAAYSNKLEPLETMLQKLGLPVRSFLSGEIKDYDYTTALAKAAKFAGIKMFFDLSTGSNPYNQTVNMIALGKVTPSPEFDSTILPLTSNFNSGRTKRASDKISPDQYMAQVMSRMCEESVSSSCMQWDSPYNFARDIMIGKILNQSQELAQLGLKPTSALNSSLLPVIYTLKELQELTDSIAIEVKTTIPKLNWTRYIEEMFTGVDNVNLDLRDPTKVQIAIQSLDYIKEVTKFIYQREKVKLIELGIWWEVVSNLLPYIDLKTFDAKNKLENYGPSPTREERCADITKYSFGMAISYGYATKEKYIKAKTDIRKMYEHIRDSLKQIIQQVPWMDETTRQRALKKLQSVKSNIVYPSSIKTTNKLNEFYQDVKISKNFYDTMITKIQNQVKKSLSKLNRTNDQNEDDWIITPSLVNAVYQPEKNTIIIPAGILGLSIYNHSLRALDYGGIGSIVGHELTHAFDNTGRRYNEIGNIEDWWQPQTLNAYREKGKCFVEAYSNYSITFGGVTQMGDSKVTLGEDISDSGGFKESLFAYKNCVSEFGEEQTLPQFENFTHEQLLTIAFANVWCESPTILSPLVAEFNEHSPNGVRVNGVLQNSKEFAEIWKCPKGSKMNPNSEKCSIW